In Tubulanus polymorphus chromosome 2, tnTubPoly1.2, whole genome shotgun sequence, a single window of DNA contains:
- the LOC141898270 gene encoding uncharacterized protein LOC141898270 isoform X1 has protein sequence MTSLSFIIFLFFVTVPAISADQCSAVNCKNGGTCVPDKAPSKGYTCKCVNGWEGKHCEIDTDECAKTPCKNGASCKQNAPGKGYTCTCATGWEGTNCDKDTDECAKTPCKNGASCKQNAPGKGYTCTCATGWEGTNCDKDTDECAKTPCKNGASCKQNAPGKGYTCTCATGWEGTNCDKDTDECAKTPCKNGASCKQNAPGKGYTCTCATGWEGTNCDKDTDECAKTPCKNGASCKQNKPGKGYTCTCATGWKGTNCDKDINECVGVICKNGGKCQQNAPGKGYTCKCAPGWEGKHCGSDINECNKVSCKNGGKCKQNAPGKGYTCHCSPGWEGKHCEKDINECAKTPCKNGATCKQNKPGKGYTCTCATGWEGKNCDKDIDECKSVTCKNGGSCTQNAPGLGYKCHCRKGWEGKHCEGDINECIGVNCKNGGSCVQNPPGKGYKCNCLRGWNGDHCENDINECIGVTCHNGGKCAQNPPGKGYRCICLVGFSGLHCKTDHRIDLAILIEASNVIHKTEFEDYKTIAKTALKKFNVGQAVVRVSTAKFSASVLRGNWLEESASLKVVTDIINGFTFDGTRPNTWLALDHARRQLLNRNGNRVGVRKALLLIGSGETNEYFHTVEELQDLHNAGISVYVAGHDTESNVLFSTVPVTSQFVIPFVLKQSKVIEIANAIGLTINEDTDCGFGERDHLGTCVDVDECMSVNPCHNGGKCVNTVGGYTCGCEKSSKRGGNRMCKVSEAVDIVMILDSSENVYLSEWPKLFDLFRVVSQLMHVHPDYVRVSLISYADKIQRETSLDTCHSHYCLLTVMRTWKWDGGIGKPYLAFDEAITLLLAGRASRPAGKSVVIYFGSGHTDDEAKTLLSLNLMARHKITMYSFIYITANYLSTKANNGDSIRIPDVLDYGTIWEDAIQMSEFITADSKCDYGFYYDPLSSRCVDFDECNLSGSSVNPCGNGGSCYNLDYGYKCPCSNGNKNCKDMLVADVAILFDQSNSLTVGQFFMFKTILINLAKKFEIHPDYVRLSVVQYAAKVSTLFNLASCDYNPCVDNLMSKANLVRKSNEAPALDVALETIRDRVLNGPGSRRKVPKFLIYLGSGKGAKGKRVQTAAEHLWYAGMRILAAVPNAVGKDDLTPYIPSSSAFVASSTSHFVLTAKAAQDANCKFGYTASSDFICKNIDECSIISKPCLNGGTCSDTDGSYNCPCGNNPNCVERTLLDVALYIESSNVVLYPYLLSIAQEIIGHYSVHLDYVRVATVLYGSAVKVVTKLNQCDDSFCVLDALKSAKPTGGTQDSWVAFEHAPSLFATGGRANVPDAMILISDGRTTDASKTLYALTDASATGMRLYTLTTRGSGDVVGDVMQPKVNGFAIGPARLNAKGITDIAYNVVQATTLDKLCASGYSHVKGTCTDIDECKAVSPCVNKGVCINKDSYFVCPCSGGHKNCIEMVKLDLTIIVDASSSVYASEFAQIKQLTKNIINQFYIHPDFVQVALVSYADATNEMTTLSKCTDAQCVIASMSTLVHYGYAPETHTVLEKARKEYLVNGARSKTPKCVLYIGSGVGTERALTMLSLEKLWLEKTRVYALLYNIEDDILRMTMSEHYYTDIPFSLTDQLLKSLPPYIAHKIGNDLMCPFGKTYDKATKKCTDIDECSGHPCLTGGKCVNTAGSFECKLS, from the exons ATGACGTCACTatcatttataattttcttgtttttcgtCACTGTTCCTGCTATATCAGCCG ACCAATGCTCCGCCGTCAACTGCAAAAATGGAGGGACATGTGTACCAGATAAGGCACCAAGCAAAGGTTATACATGTAAATGTGTAAATGGATGGGAAGGCAAACATTGTGAAATTG ACACAGATGAATGTGCTAAAACTCCTTGTAAAAATGGAGCATCCTGTAAACAGAACGCACCAGGCAAAGGTTATACTTGCACTTGTGCAACTGGATGGGAAGGAACAAATTGCGACAAAG ACACAGATGAATGTGCTAAAACTCCTTGTAAAAATGGAGCATCCTGTAAACAGAACGCACCAGGCAAAGGTTATACTTGCACATGTGCAACTGGATGGGAAGGAACAAATTGCGACAAAG ACACAGATGAATGTGCTAAAACTCCTTGTAAAAATGGAGCATCCTGTAAACAGAACGCACCAGGCAAAGGTTATACTTGCACATGTGCAACTGGATGGGAAGGAACAAATTGCGACAAAG ACACAGATGAATGTGCTAAAACTCCTTGTAAAAATGGAGCATCCTGTAAACAGAACGCACCAGGCAAAGGTTATACTTGCACATGTGCAACTGGATGGGAAGGAACAAATTGCGATAAAG ACACAGATGAATGTGCTAAAACTCCTTGTAAAAATGGAGCATCCTGTAAACAGAATAAACCAGGCAAAGGTTATACTTGCACATGTGCAACCGGATGGAAAGGAACAAACTGTGACAAAG ACATAAATGAATGTGTTGgtgttatttgtaaaaatGGAGGGAAATGTCAACAGAATGCACCAGGCAAAGGATATACTTGCAAATGTGCTCCGGGATGGGAAGGGAAGCATTGCGGATCAG ACATAAATGAATGCAATAAAGTATCTTGCAAAAATGGAGGAAAATGTAAACAAAATGCACCAGGAAAAGGATACACTTGCCACTGTTCACCGGGATGGGAAGGCAAACATTGCGAAAAAG atataaatgaatgtgCTAAGACTCCGTGCAAAAATGGAGCCACCTGTAAACAGAATAAACCAGGAAAAGGTTATACTTGTACATGTGCAACTGGATGGGAAGGCAAAAACTGTGACAAAG ACATAGACGAGTGTAAATCTGTCACCTGCAAGAACGGTGGTAGCTGTACCCAGAATGCCCCTGGTCTTGGCTACAAATGTCATTGTAGAAAAGGTTGGGAGGGAAAACACTGCGAAGGAG atATAAACGAATGCATCGGTGTCAATTGTAAAAATGGTGGCTCGTGTGTACAGAATCCACCTGGGAAAGGTTATAAATGTAACTGCTTACGAGGTTGGAATGGTGATCATTGCGAAAATG ATATCAATGAATGTATTGGAGTCACATGCCATAACGGAGGAAAATGTGCGCAGAACCCACCGGGTAAAGGCTATAGATGCATCTGTCTGGTCGGCTTTAGCGGCTTACATTGTAAAACAG ATCATCGAATAGATTTAGCAATCCTGATCGAAGCCTCAAATGTGATCCATAAAACAGAATTTGAGGACTATAAAACAATAGCGAAAACTGCTCTGAAAAAGTTCAACGTTGGCCAGGCTGTCGTGCGTGTGTCAACAGCGAAATTTTCAGCTTCTGTCCTTAGGGGTAACTGGCTTGAAGAATCGGCGTCCTTAAAAGTTGTTACGGACATCATCAATGGTTTTACTTTTGACGGAACAAGACCAAACACATGGCTG GCTTTAGACCACGCAAGAAGACAGTTATTGAACAGAAATGGCAACCGAGTTGGCGTACGAAAAGCATTACTTCTGATTGGAAGTGGTGAAACGAACGAGTACTTCCATACAGTAGAGGAACTACAAGATCTACACAATGCTGGCATCAGTGTTTACGTCGCTGGTCATGATACAGAAAGTAACGTCTTGTTCTCCACGGTACCTGTTACCTCGCAGTTCGTCATACCTTTCGTTCTTAAACAGAGCAAAGTCATCGAGATAGCTAACGCAATCGGGTTGACAATCAATGAAG ATACTGATTGTGGTTTTGGTGAACGAGACCACCTCGGAACTTGTGTCG ACGTTGATGAGTGTATGTCGGTGAATCCCTGTCATAATGGAGGAAAATGTGTCAATACGGTCGGCGGATACACGTGTGGTTGtgaaaaatcatcgaaaagaGGTGGTAATAGAATGTGTAAAG TTTCGGAAGCTGTTGATATAGTTATGATCTTAGATAGCTCCGAAAATGTTTACCTGTCCGAATGGCCGAAGCTATTCGACTTGTTTCGAGTTGTAAGTCAGTTGATGCACGTTCATCCCGACTACGTGCGGGTATCTCTCATCTCGTATGCCGACAAGATCCAAAGAGAAACGTCTCTCGATACATGTCACAGTCATTATTGCCTTTTAACCGTCATGCGAACGTGGAAATGGGATGGAGGTATCGGAAAACCGTACCTGGCGTTCGATGAGGCAATCACCCTGTTATTAGCTGGTCGGGCTAGCCGTCCGGCCGGCAAGTCGGTTGTTATCTATTTCGGCAGTGGACATACCGACGACGAAGCGAAGACCctgttaagtttgaatttaatGGCTCGCCATAAGATAACCATGTACAGCTTTATCTATATAACCGCCAATTACCTATCAACAAAAGCGAACAACGGTGATTCCATTCGAATCCCAGATGTACTTGATTATGGTACTATTTGGGAAGATGCGATTCAAATGTCTGAGTTTATAACGGCTG ATTCGAAGTGTGATTACGGATTCTATTACGATCCACTTTCATCTCGATGTGTCG ATTTCGATGAATGTAACCTTAGTGGAAGCAGTGTGAATCCGTGTGGGAACGGAGGAAGTTGTTATAATTTGGATTATGGATACAAATGTCCATGTAGCAACGGCAACAAGAATTGCAAAG ATATGCTGGTGGCAGACGTAGCCATATTATTCGACCAATCCAATTCCCTGACGGTGGGGCAGTTCTTTATGTTTAAAACTATCTTGATCAATTTGGCAAAGAAATTTGAGATACATCCAGATTACGTTCGTCTCAGTGTTGTCCAATATGCGGCTAAAGTGTCAACATTGTTCAACCTGGCGTCCTGCGACTACAACCCCTGCGTCGATAATTTAATGAGTAAAGCAAACTTAGTTCGGAAGAGCAATGAAGCTCCAGCTCTCGACGTGGCATTAGAAACAATTCGTGATAGAGTTCTTAATGGCCCTGGCTCCCGGCGTAAAGTTCCTAAATTTCTTATATACTTGGGAAGCGGAAAAGGTGCTAAAG GAAAACGGGTGCAGACCGCTGCTGAACATTTATGGTACGCAGGTATGAGAATACTGGCTGCTGTACCAAATGCTGTTGGTAAAGATGATCTCACGCCTTACATCCCCTCATCATCTGCGTTTGTAGCGTCTTCAACTTCTCACTTCGTTTTGACGGCGAAAGCCGCACAAG ATGCAAATTGTAAGTTTGGATATACAGCATCAAGTGATTTCATTTGTAAAA atatcgacgaatgtTCAATTATTTCTAAACCATGTTTGAATGGAGGAACGTGTTCAGATACTGATGGATCCTACAATTGCCCGTGTGGTAATAATCCAAATTGCGTAG AACGAACGTTGTTGGATGTGGCTTTGTATATAGAGTCCTCAAACGTAGTTTTATACCCATATCTACTGAGTATAGCACAAGAAATAATCGGTCATTATTCCGTTCATCTGGATTACGTCCGCGTGGCTACAGTACTGTATGGTTCGGCTGTAAAAGTAGTGACTAAACTTAACCAGTGCGACGATTCATTTTGCGTATTAGACGCCCTTAAATCCGCGAAACCTACGGGCGGAACACAAGATTCATGGGTGGCATTTGAACATGCACCATCGCTGTTTGCAACTGGCGGTAGAGCGAACGTCCCCGATGCGATGATTCTGATCAGTGACGGCAGAACAACCGATGCGTCGAAGACATTATACGCCTTGACGGACGCGTCAGCTACCGGAATGCGACTTTACACGCTCACGACTCGTGGATCTGGTGACGTCGTTGGTGATGTCATGCAGCCGAAAGTGAACGGATTTGCAATCGGTCCAGCTCGTCTGAACGCGAAAGGCATCACGGATATCGCGTACAATGTCGTGCAAGCTACCACTCTTG ATAAACTCTGCGCCTCTGGTTACAGTCACGTAAAGGGAACATGTACTG ATATAGATGAATGCAAAGCCGTTTCTCCATGCGTGAATAAAGGAGTTTGTATCAACAAagattcatattttgtatgcCCGTGTTCTGGTGGTCACAAAAACTGTATCG AAATGGTGAAACTCGACCTAACGATTATCGTTGATGCATCTTCGTCGGTTTACGCTTCGGAATTTGCTCAGATCAAACAACTTACCAAAAACATCATAAACCAGTTTTATATTCATCCGGATTTCGTGCAA GTGGCATTAGTGTCATATGCCGATGCTACAAACGAGATGACGACATTGAGCAAGTGTACCGATGCCCAGTGCGTTATTGCCAGCATGTCGACTCTGGTCCATTACGGCTACGCTCCGGAGACGCACACCGTCCTCGAAAAAGCCCGCAAAGAATACCTAGTAAACGGAGCCCGCAGCAAAACCCCCAAGTGTGTTCTGTACATCGGCAGCGGTGTCGGCACCGAACGAGCTTTAACTATGTTGTCGTTGGAAAAATTATGGTTAGAAAAAACTAGGGTCTATGCACTACTTTACAAcattgaagatgatatattgcGCATGACGATGTCGGAACATTATTACACGGACATTCCATTTTCTTTAACTGACCAACTGCTGAAGTCTTTACCACCCTATATCGCTCACAAAATTGGAAACG ATTTGATGTgtccatttggtaaaacataCGACAAAGCAACGAAAAAGTGCACAG ATATCGATGAATGTTCCGGTCACCCATGTTTAACTGGTGGAAAATGTGTGAATACAGCCGGTTCATTTGAGTGCAAACTCTCTTAA
- the LOC141898270 gene encoding uncharacterized protein LOC141898270 isoform X2, producing MTSLSFIIFLFFVTVPAISADTDECAKTPCKNGASCKQNAPGKGYTCTCATGWEGTNCDKDTDECAKTPCKNGASCKQNAPGKGYTCTCATGWEGTNCDKDTDECAKTPCKNGASCKQNAPGKGYTCTCATGWEGTNCDKDTDECAKTPCKNGASCKQNAPGKGYTCTCATGWEGTNCDKDTDECAKTPCKNGASCKQNKPGKGYTCTCATGWKGTNCDKDINECVGVICKNGGKCQQNAPGKGYTCKCAPGWEGKHCGSDINECNKVSCKNGGKCKQNAPGKGYTCHCSPGWEGKHCEKDINECAKTPCKNGATCKQNKPGKGYTCTCATGWEGKNCDKDIDECKSVTCKNGGSCTQNAPGLGYKCHCRKGWEGKHCEGDINECIGVNCKNGGSCVQNPPGKGYKCNCLRGWNGDHCENDINECIGVTCHNGGKCAQNPPGKGYRCICLVGFSGLHCKTDHRIDLAILIEASNVIHKTEFEDYKTIAKTALKKFNVGQAVVRVSTAKFSASVLRGNWLEESASLKVVTDIINGFTFDGTRPNTWLALDHARRQLLNRNGNRVGVRKALLLIGSGETNEYFHTVEELQDLHNAGISVYVAGHDTESNVLFSTVPVTSQFVIPFVLKQSKVIEIANAIGLTINEDTDCGFGERDHLGTCVDVDECMSVNPCHNGGKCVNTVGGYTCGCEKSSKRGGNRMCKVSEAVDIVMILDSSENVYLSEWPKLFDLFRVVSQLMHVHPDYVRVSLISYADKIQRETSLDTCHSHYCLLTVMRTWKWDGGIGKPYLAFDEAITLLLAGRASRPAGKSVVIYFGSGHTDDEAKTLLSLNLMARHKITMYSFIYITANYLSTKANNGDSIRIPDVLDYGTIWEDAIQMSEFITADSKCDYGFYYDPLSSRCVDFDECNLSGSSVNPCGNGGSCYNLDYGYKCPCSNGNKNCKDMLVADVAILFDQSNSLTVGQFFMFKTILINLAKKFEIHPDYVRLSVVQYAAKVSTLFNLASCDYNPCVDNLMSKANLVRKSNEAPALDVALETIRDRVLNGPGSRRKVPKFLIYLGSGKGAKGKRVQTAAEHLWYAGMRILAAVPNAVGKDDLTPYIPSSSAFVASSTSHFVLTAKAAQDANCKFGYTASSDFICKNIDECSIISKPCLNGGTCSDTDGSYNCPCGNNPNCVERTLLDVALYIESSNVVLYPYLLSIAQEIIGHYSVHLDYVRVATVLYGSAVKVVTKLNQCDDSFCVLDALKSAKPTGGTQDSWVAFEHAPSLFATGGRANVPDAMILISDGRTTDASKTLYALTDASATGMRLYTLTTRGSGDVVGDVMQPKVNGFAIGPARLNAKGITDIAYNVVQATTLDKLCASGYSHVKGTCTDIDECKAVSPCVNKGVCINKDSYFVCPCSGGHKNCIEMVKLDLTIIVDASSSVYASEFAQIKQLTKNIINQFYIHPDFVQVALVSYADATNEMTTLSKCTDAQCVIASMSTLVHYGYAPETHTVLEKARKEYLVNGARSKTPKCVLYIGSGVGTERALTMLSLEKLWLEKTRVYALLYNIEDDILRMTMSEHYYTDIPFSLTDQLLKSLPPYIAHKIGNDLMCPFGKTYDKATKKCTDIDECSGHPCLTGGKCVNTAGSFECKLS from the exons ATGACGTCACTatcatttataattttcttgtttttcgtCACTGTTCCTGCTATATCAGCCG ACACAGATGAATGTGCTAAAACTCCTTGTAAAAATGGAGCATCCTGTAAACAGAACGCACCAGGCAAAGGTTATACTTGCACTTGTGCAACTGGATGGGAAGGAACAAATTGCGACAAAG ACACAGATGAATGTGCTAAAACTCCTTGTAAAAATGGAGCATCCTGTAAACAGAACGCACCAGGCAAAGGTTATACTTGCACATGTGCAACTGGATGGGAAGGAACAAATTGCGACAAAG ACACAGATGAATGTGCTAAAACTCCTTGTAAAAATGGAGCATCCTGTAAACAGAACGCACCAGGCAAAGGTTATACTTGCACATGTGCAACTGGATGGGAAGGAACAAATTGCGACAAAG ACACAGATGAATGTGCTAAAACTCCTTGTAAAAATGGAGCATCCTGTAAACAGAACGCACCAGGCAAAGGTTATACTTGCACATGTGCAACTGGATGGGAAGGAACAAATTGCGATAAAG ACACAGATGAATGTGCTAAAACTCCTTGTAAAAATGGAGCATCCTGTAAACAGAATAAACCAGGCAAAGGTTATACTTGCACATGTGCAACCGGATGGAAAGGAACAAACTGTGACAAAG ACATAAATGAATGTGTTGgtgttatttgtaaaaatGGAGGGAAATGTCAACAGAATGCACCAGGCAAAGGATATACTTGCAAATGTGCTCCGGGATGGGAAGGGAAGCATTGCGGATCAG ACATAAATGAATGCAATAAAGTATCTTGCAAAAATGGAGGAAAATGTAAACAAAATGCACCAGGAAAAGGATACACTTGCCACTGTTCACCGGGATGGGAAGGCAAACATTGCGAAAAAG atataaatgaatgtgCTAAGACTCCGTGCAAAAATGGAGCCACCTGTAAACAGAATAAACCAGGAAAAGGTTATACTTGTACATGTGCAACTGGATGGGAAGGCAAAAACTGTGACAAAG ACATAGACGAGTGTAAATCTGTCACCTGCAAGAACGGTGGTAGCTGTACCCAGAATGCCCCTGGTCTTGGCTACAAATGTCATTGTAGAAAAGGTTGGGAGGGAAAACACTGCGAAGGAG atATAAACGAATGCATCGGTGTCAATTGTAAAAATGGTGGCTCGTGTGTACAGAATCCACCTGGGAAAGGTTATAAATGTAACTGCTTACGAGGTTGGAATGGTGATCATTGCGAAAATG ATATCAATGAATGTATTGGAGTCACATGCCATAACGGAGGAAAATGTGCGCAGAACCCACCGGGTAAAGGCTATAGATGCATCTGTCTGGTCGGCTTTAGCGGCTTACATTGTAAAACAG ATCATCGAATAGATTTAGCAATCCTGATCGAAGCCTCAAATGTGATCCATAAAACAGAATTTGAGGACTATAAAACAATAGCGAAAACTGCTCTGAAAAAGTTCAACGTTGGCCAGGCTGTCGTGCGTGTGTCAACAGCGAAATTTTCAGCTTCTGTCCTTAGGGGTAACTGGCTTGAAGAATCGGCGTCCTTAAAAGTTGTTACGGACATCATCAATGGTTTTACTTTTGACGGAACAAGACCAAACACATGGCTG GCTTTAGACCACGCAAGAAGACAGTTATTGAACAGAAATGGCAACCGAGTTGGCGTACGAAAAGCATTACTTCTGATTGGAAGTGGTGAAACGAACGAGTACTTCCATACAGTAGAGGAACTACAAGATCTACACAATGCTGGCATCAGTGTTTACGTCGCTGGTCATGATACAGAAAGTAACGTCTTGTTCTCCACGGTACCTGTTACCTCGCAGTTCGTCATACCTTTCGTTCTTAAACAGAGCAAAGTCATCGAGATAGCTAACGCAATCGGGTTGACAATCAATGAAG ATACTGATTGTGGTTTTGGTGAACGAGACCACCTCGGAACTTGTGTCG ACGTTGATGAGTGTATGTCGGTGAATCCCTGTCATAATGGAGGAAAATGTGTCAATACGGTCGGCGGATACACGTGTGGTTGtgaaaaatcatcgaaaagaGGTGGTAATAGAATGTGTAAAG TTTCGGAAGCTGTTGATATAGTTATGATCTTAGATAGCTCCGAAAATGTTTACCTGTCCGAATGGCCGAAGCTATTCGACTTGTTTCGAGTTGTAAGTCAGTTGATGCACGTTCATCCCGACTACGTGCGGGTATCTCTCATCTCGTATGCCGACAAGATCCAAAGAGAAACGTCTCTCGATACATGTCACAGTCATTATTGCCTTTTAACCGTCATGCGAACGTGGAAATGGGATGGAGGTATCGGAAAACCGTACCTGGCGTTCGATGAGGCAATCACCCTGTTATTAGCTGGTCGGGCTAGCCGTCCGGCCGGCAAGTCGGTTGTTATCTATTTCGGCAGTGGACATACCGACGACGAAGCGAAGACCctgttaagtttgaatttaatGGCTCGCCATAAGATAACCATGTACAGCTTTATCTATATAACCGCCAATTACCTATCAACAAAAGCGAACAACGGTGATTCCATTCGAATCCCAGATGTACTTGATTATGGTACTATTTGGGAAGATGCGATTCAAATGTCTGAGTTTATAACGGCTG ATTCGAAGTGTGATTACGGATTCTATTACGATCCACTTTCATCTCGATGTGTCG ATTTCGATGAATGTAACCTTAGTGGAAGCAGTGTGAATCCGTGTGGGAACGGAGGAAGTTGTTATAATTTGGATTATGGATACAAATGTCCATGTAGCAACGGCAACAAGAATTGCAAAG ATATGCTGGTGGCAGACGTAGCCATATTATTCGACCAATCCAATTCCCTGACGGTGGGGCAGTTCTTTATGTTTAAAACTATCTTGATCAATTTGGCAAAGAAATTTGAGATACATCCAGATTACGTTCGTCTCAGTGTTGTCCAATATGCGGCTAAAGTGTCAACATTGTTCAACCTGGCGTCCTGCGACTACAACCCCTGCGTCGATAATTTAATGAGTAAAGCAAACTTAGTTCGGAAGAGCAATGAAGCTCCAGCTCTCGACGTGGCATTAGAAACAATTCGTGATAGAGTTCTTAATGGCCCTGGCTCCCGGCGTAAAGTTCCTAAATTTCTTATATACTTGGGAAGCGGAAAAGGTGCTAAAG GAAAACGGGTGCAGACCGCTGCTGAACATTTATGGTACGCAGGTATGAGAATACTGGCTGCTGTACCAAATGCTGTTGGTAAAGATGATCTCACGCCTTACATCCCCTCATCATCTGCGTTTGTAGCGTCTTCAACTTCTCACTTCGTTTTGACGGCGAAAGCCGCACAAG ATGCAAATTGTAAGTTTGGATATACAGCATCAAGTGATTTCATTTGTAAAA atatcgacgaatgtTCAATTATTTCTAAACCATGTTTGAATGGAGGAACGTGTTCAGATACTGATGGATCCTACAATTGCCCGTGTGGTAATAATCCAAATTGCGTAG AACGAACGTTGTTGGATGTGGCTTTGTATATAGAGTCCTCAAACGTAGTTTTATACCCATATCTACTGAGTATAGCACAAGAAATAATCGGTCATTATTCCGTTCATCTGGATTACGTCCGCGTGGCTACAGTACTGTATGGTTCGGCTGTAAAAGTAGTGACTAAACTTAACCAGTGCGACGATTCATTTTGCGTATTAGACGCCCTTAAATCCGCGAAACCTACGGGCGGAACACAAGATTCATGGGTGGCATTTGAACATGCACCATCGCTGTTTGCAACTGGCGGTAGAGCGAACGTCCCCGATGCGATGATTCTGATCAGTGACGGCAGAACAACCGATGCGTCGAAGACATTATACGCCTTGACGGACGCGTCAGCTACCGGAATGCGACTTTACACGCTCACGACTCGTGGATCTGGTGACGTCGTTGGTGATGTCATGCAGCCGAAAGTGAACGGATTTGCAATCGGTCCAGCTCGTCTGAACGCGAAAGGCATCACGGATATCGCGTACAATGTCGTGCAAGCTACCACTCTTG ATAAACTCTGCGCCTCTGGTTACAGTCACGTAAAGGGAACATGTACTG ATATAGATGAATGCAAAGCCGTTTCTCCATGCGTGAATAAAGGAGTTTGTATCAACAAagattcatattttgtatgcCCGTGTTCTGGTGGTCACAAAAACTGTATCG AAATGGTGAAACTCGACCTAACGATTATCGTTGATGCATCTTCGTCGGTTTACGCTTCGGAATTTGCTCAGATCAAACAACTTACCAAAAACATCATAAACCAGTTTTATATTCATCCGGATTTCGTGCAA GTGGCATTAGTGTCATATGCCGATGCTACAAACGAGATGACGACATTGAGCAAGTGTACCGATGCCCAGTGCGTTATTGCCAGCATGTCGACTCTGGTCCATTACGGCTACGCTCCGGAGACGCACACCGTCCTCGAAAAAGCCCGCAAAGAATACCTAGTAAACGGAGCCCGCAGCAAAACCCCCAAGTGTGTTCTGTACATCGGCAGCGGTGTCGGCACCGAACGAGCTTTAACTATGTTGTCGTTGGAAAAATTATGGTTAGAAAAAACTAGGGTCTATGCACTACTTTACAAcattgaagatgatatattgcGCATGACGATGTCGGAACATTATTACACGGACATTCCATTTTCTTTAACTGACCAACTGCTGAAGTCTTTACCACCCTATATCGCTCACAAAATTGGAAACG ATTTGATGTgtccatttggtaaaacataCGACAAAGCAACGAAAAAGTGCACAG ATATCGATGAATGTTCCGGTCACCCATGTTTAACTGGTGGAAAATGTGTGAATACAGCCGGTTCATTTGAGTGCAAACTCTCTTAA
- the LOC141899602 gene encoding uncharacterized protein LOC141899602, protein MGNSVILFLTILGSLQICSSSSQFDNLDRIEVKRSDRINIACKGVNCGSNSHCVDLGVTEVPCRQNQSRTCKAWAFSCEENVSPPKPGNCPEYDILFRGSCDNMQRCNDDTNCPTNQKCCLHRCGASCLSPE, encoded by the exons ATGGGGAATAgtgtcattttatttttaaccaTTCTCGGCAGTTTACAG ATATGCAGCAGTTCAAGTCAATTCGATAATTTGGACCGAATTGAGGTCAAAAGATCGGATCGTATTAACATCGCTTGTAAG GGTGTAAACTGTGGAAGTAACAGCCACTGTGTTGATCTAGGAGTAACAGAAGTACCATGTAGGCAAAACCAGTCACGTACTTGCAAAGCTTGGGCATTCAGTTGCGAAGAGAATGTATCACCACCAAAACCAGGAAATTGTCCAGAATATGACATCCTTTTTAGAGGATCTTGTGATAACATGCAGCGATGTAACGACGACACGAACTGTCCGACAAACCAGAAATGCTGTCTTCACAGGTGCGGTGCAAGTTGCTTGTCTCCAGAATAG